ACGCGGTCCTGAGGGTCTAGAGGAGTCTGTGCGGTGCCCACGGTGACAATAGACGGCGTGAAGGTCGAGGTGGAGACGGGCGCGACGATTCTCGACGCCGCCCGGAAGGCCGGCCTGTGGATTCCGACCTTGTGCTACCACCCGGCCGTTTCGCCTCCCGCCACGTGCCGCGTCTGCATGGTTGAACTGGACCGCGGCGACTGGAAGCAACTGGTGACGGCGTGCAATTACCCCGTCCGCCGGGATATTACCGTAAGCGTTTCGGGCGAGCGGGCCGTCCAGGCCCGAGCCGGGGTCATGCAACTCCTGCTGGCGCGTGCGCCCGAGAACGAGGACCTCAAGGCGATGGCCCGCCGCATGGGCGTCGAGGGCACCCCTTATCCCACGGTCACGGTGAGCCAGCGCGATTGCATCCTGTGCGGCCTCTGCACGGCCGTGTGCGACGAGGTCCTCGGCTGTGCGGCGATCGGTTTTTCCGGTCGCGGCCAGGACCGCGCGGTCAGCCCGCCCTTCAGGCAACCGTCCGAGGATTGCATCGCGTGCGGCGCCTGTGCCGCCGTCTGTCCCGTCGGAACCATTCAGATCCGGATTCACGAAGAGGAGGGCGAGATCGAGATCTCGCCGTTCAAGGCGCGGGCGAAGTTGCTCACGTGCGAGGCGTGCGGCGAACGCGTGGTCAGCCTGCCGGTGTCCGAAGAAGCCCTCAAGAGGGCCAAAAACGACTGGGAGGAATTTCGCCGGCTCGCACGGTTGTGTCCCAAGTGCAGGCGCAGGGGCGCGGCCGCGCGGTTGGCGGAGTCGTCCTCCGCAACGTAACCGAGGAGAGTCCGAATGGATCCGAAGAAGATGTCGTGCGACCCGGCGGCGCAGGAGATGCTGGCGCGGATGGCCGAGGCTGGAATCGAGACCGCCTGGGACCGCCTCGAGGCCCAGGAGCCGCAATGCGGCTTCGGCCAACTCGGCCTCT
The DNA window shown above is from Planctomycetota bacterium and carries:
- a CDS encoding 2Fe-2S iron-sulfur cluster-binding protein yields the protein MPTVTIDGVKVEVETGATILDAARKAGLWIPTLCYHPAVSPPATCRVCMVELDRGDWKQLVTACNYPVRRDITVSVSGERAVQARAGVMQLLLARAPENEDLKAMARRMGVEGTPYPTVTVSQRDCILCGLCTAVCDEVLGCAAIGFSGRGQDRAVSPPFRQPSEDCIACGACAAVCPVGTIQIRIHEEEGEIEISPFKARAKLLTCEACGERVVSLPVSEEALKRAKNDWEEFRRLARLCPKCRRRGAAARLAESSSAT